A DNA window from Anaerocolumna sp. AGMB13020 contains the following coding sequences:
- a CDS encoding D-alanyl-D-alanine carboxypeptidase family protein encodes MKNRIIGIAAAFFVIIVFSAAQYGSVLQQLTEDRVVLKEINNQNSQKSKKIKSADDGLTAQEIEKIRQENQEETEKSETDSVTEEEGIKKSSLTAKAAALVDASNGRVLYEKNGYEELPMASTTKIMTCIIALENANLDDVVTISKYAASMPDVQLNAVAGEKFYLRDLLYSLMLESHNDVAVAIAEHVGGSVECFAMMMNAKAKELGCEHTNFVTPNGLDADGHYTTAVELSRIASYAIENETFVKIINTPSWQFSEISKGRGFSVSNKDRFLTLYNGAIGIKTGFTGKAGYCFVGAVQRNGKTFVSAVLGAGWPPHKNYKWADTKSLMDYGVNNYEMQQVFYADKQFDPVVVVKGKEKYADLYYEGDISLLMREGEKVKIDYTLPALLKAPIMCDTEVGTAKYYIGEELIAEIPVLTKNSVEEIDLTYCIDKLYSLWQCLK; translated from the coding sequence ATGAAAAATCGTATTATAGGAATTGCTGCAGCATTTTTCGTAATCATTGTATTTTCTGCAGCACAATATGGAAGCGTATTGCAGCAATTAACGGAAGATAGAGTTGTTTTAAAGGAAATCAATAATCAAAACAGCCAGAAAAGCAAAAAGATTAAATCAGCAGATGACGGGTTAACTGCTCAGGAGATTGAGAAAATCAGGCAGGAAAATCAAGAAGAAACGGAAAAATCAGAAACAGACTCTGTAACCGAGGAAGAGGGAATAAAGAAATCCAGCCTTACTGCCAAAGCTGCTGCTCTGGTAGATGCCAGCAATGGCAGGGTGCTCTATGAAAAGAACGGTTATGAAGAACTTCCCATGGCCAGTACGACAAAAATAATGACCTGCATCATAGCATTGGAAAATGCTAATCTGGACGATGTGGTTACTATTTCTAAATATGCAGCCAGTATGCCCGATGTGCAATTAAATGCCGTGGCTGGTGAAAAATTTTATCTGCGGGATCTCTTATATTCACTCATGCTTGAATCCCACAATGATGTTGCGGTTGCAATAGCAGAACATGTAGGCGGGTCGGTGGAATGTTTTGCTATGATGATGAATGCCAAAGCGAAAGAACTTGGGTGTGAGCACACAAATTTTGTTACTCCTAATGGATTAGATGCTGACGGACACTATACCACAGCTGTAGAATTGTCTAGAATAGCCAGTTATGCCATTGAAAATGAAACCTTCGTTAAGATTATTAATACCCCTTCCTGGCAATTCTCAGAGATAAGCAAAGGAAGAGGATTCTCAGTAAGTAATAAAGACAGGTTCCTAACCCTGTATAACGGAGCAATTGGCATAAAAACTGGATTTACAGGAAAAGCAGGTTATTGTTTTGTAGGTGCGGTCCAAAGAAACGGGAAGACCTTTGTTTCTGCCGTTTTAGGAGCTGGGTGGCCTCCTCATAAGAACTATAAATGGGCAGATACCAAATCTTTAATGGATTATGGGGTAAATAATTATGAAATGCAGCAGGTTTTTTATGCCGATAAGCAGTTCGATCCGGTAGTAGTAGTAAAAGGAAAAGAAAAATATGCCGATCTCTATTATGAGGGAGACATTTCACTTCTGATGAGAGAAGGAGAAAAAGTCAAAATTGATTATACGCTGCCAGCATTATTAAAAGCACCGATTATGTGTGATACGGAAGTTGGTACTGCGAAGTATTATATTGGTGAGGAGCTGATTGCCGAAATTCCTGTACTAACAAAAAATTCTGTTGAAGAGATTGATCTTACATATTGTATTGATAAACTTTACAGCCTATGGCAATGCTTAAAATGA
- a CDS encoding DEAD/DEAH box helicase: MIRLSRMGIRNLAASETVYARGLQDYKQNCIVNATWSAHKKQYRIAVKDTFEYQVVIQVFEDGSFDNKCNCPEHIKDNGACRHVVAALFFVLNYVERSLMEEPENPEEKLVYQILGYFNNQEDAITKGETFHIKPTISIPNIIRNDMNAAMLSLRVGNHHYYKVQTVKKFLSDMYNKEAIVIGKEFKFLPGESKFDKQSQKILDYIMEIYEIQEGIDKLFYSRLFSKTNVMLTKNMLLRLLNLMEGMDFTLDLYGKTYEDVAFTQDNPVLNYDLSLIEDGIVMDYAEGSGVIPVMQSGELLFFKDCLYKPSKRFLNNYLPFYNNLGINKEPLLFKGQNKNKFLESVLPRITETLKLNVPKEIKDRFIVADLEPVVYLDRNKNNVHAELKFRYGTYEFNAFDNAPIDNFIIVRQPAKEENCIEFLEKLGFQPKQHGFVMRNDDEIYQFLTSSIKELAEFCELYYSETFKKIGIKTPGNMKAGLRVSNGLNLLEMDLNYEEIPGEELKDMFRSFRLKKKYYRLKDGSFINLEDENISGIWEILNNLGVAGDMNGETVNIPKSSAIYLNNVLSTSKYQVVKSDSFNRLVEAIINPNSIEYEIPKGIQAELRSYQVIGYKWLRTLSNNQLGGILADDMGLGKTLQTIVFIAAIKEIEPEKKFLIVCPSSLTYNWQDEIENFAPMLRTTVVTGNPKERQEMIENNEETDVLITSYPLIRRDINFYQKHCFHTVFIDEAQYIKNADSLNAKSVKLLEAEHRFALTGTPIENSLSELWSIFDFIMPDYLFHHARFVNQYEKPIMREEEGVLEDLNKRILPFILRRMKKDVLLELPDKVETKMLTDMLEEQKKIYMAYVENAKNEINLEIQEKGLQKSKLKILAALTRLRQICCHPGTFIENYSGGSGKLELLMEIITDCLANGHRILVFSQFTSMLSLIENELEKSNIKSFYLEGSTKVKERNEFVKRFNQGEGEVFLISLKAGGTGLNLTGADTVIHYDPWWNPAVEDQATDRAYRIGQMNSVHVIKLITKGTIEEKIYKLQLKKKNLSDSVIQSQEVFINSLTKEELEDIFS; encoded by the coding sequence ATGATACGGTTATCCAGAATGGGAATCAGAAATTTGGCTGCCAGCGAAACAGTATATGCAAGAGGCTTGCAGGACTATAAACAAAACTGCATTGTGAATGCGACCTGGTCAGCCCATAAAAAACAATATCGTATTGCTGTTAAGGACACCTTTGAATATCAGGTTGTAATCCAGGTTTTCGAGGACGGGTCCTTTGATAATAAATGTAATTGTCCGGAACACATAAAAGATAACGGGGCTTGCCGCCATGTGGTCGCTGCCCTGTTTTTCGTGCTCAATTATGTGGAACGTTCCTTAATGGAGGAACCGGAAAATCCGGAAGAAAAATTAGTATACCAGATACTTGGTTATTTTAATAATCAGGAAGATGCGATAACGAAAGGTGAGACCTTTCATATCAAGCCGACTATATCAATTCCAAATATTATACGAAATGATATGAATGCCGCCATGTTATCCCTTCGAGTGGGAAATCATCATTATTACAAAGTACAGACAGTAAAGAAATTTCTGTCTGATATGTACAACAAAGAAGCAATCGTTATTGGTAAGGAATTTAAGTTCTTACCCGGTGAAAGCAAATTTGACAAACAGTCACAGAAAATACTGGATTATATAATGGAAATCTATGAGATACAGGAAGGAATAGACAAGCTGTTCTACTCCAGGCTGTTTTCAAAAACTAATGTTATGCTGACGAAAAACATGCTGCTCCGGCTTTTAAATCTTATGGAGGGGATGGATTTTACGCTGGACCTGTATGGAAAGACTTACGAGGATGTAGCATTTACCCAGGACAATCCAGTGCTGAATTATGATTTGTCCCTGATAGAGGACGGAATTGTTATGGATTATGCGGAAGGCAGTGGTGTTATACCTGTAATGCAGTCAGGAGAATTACTTTTTTTTAAGGATTGTTTGTACAAACCCAGTAAACGTTTTTTAAACAACTATCTGCCCTTTTACAACAACCTGGGTATAAACAAGGAACCCCTACTGTTTAAGGGACAGAATAAGAATAAATTCTTAGAGTCTGTTTTGCCGCGAATTACTGAGACCTTGAAATTAAACGTTCCAAAAGAAATTAAAGACCGTTTTATCGTAGCGGATTTAGAACCTGTCGTCTATTTGGACAGGAATAAGAACAATGTCCATGCAGAGCTTAAATTTCGTTATGGTACTTACGAATTTAATGCTTTTGACAATGCACCTATTGATAATTTTATAATCGTAAGACAGCCTGCCAAAGAGGAGAACTGCATAGAATTTCTGGAAAAGCTTGGCTTTCAACCGAAGCAGCATGGTTTTGTTATGAGAAATGATGATGAAATCTATCAGTTTTTAACCAGTTCCATAAAGGAACTGGCGGAGTTTTGTGAATTATATTATTCCGAAACTTTCAAAAAGATTGGTATAAAGACTCCGGGTAACATGAAAGCCGGCTTAAGAGTAAGTAATGGTCTGAATCTGCTGGAGATGGATCTCAATTACGAGGAAATTCCCGGTGAAGAATTAAAGGACATGTTCCGCTCCTTCCGTTTAAAGAAGAAATATTACCGTTTAAAAGACGGAAGCTTTATCAATCTTGAGGATGAAAATATCTCTGGCATCTGGGAAATCCTGAATAACCTTGGTGTTGCTGGTGATATGAACGGAGAAACTGTCAATATTCCAAAAAGTTCTGCAATCTACCTGAATAATGTTCTTAGTACCAGTAAATATCAGGTAGTGAAATCGGATAGCTTTAATCGTCTGGTAGAAGCTATTATCAATCCCAACAGCATTGAGTACGAAATACCAAAGGGGATACAAGCGGAGCTTAGGAGTTATCAGGTCATTGGTTATAAATGGCTTAGAACTCTTTCAAACAATCAGCTTGGCGGTATCTTAGCTGATGATATGGGCCTTGGTAAAACATTACAGACCATTGTGTTTATTGCTGCCATTAAGGAAATCGAACCTGAAAAGAAATTCCTTATAGTATGCCCTTCCTCATTAACCTATAACTGGCAGGATGAAATTGAGAATTTTGCACCGATGCTTCGTACTACTGTCGTAACCGGTAATCCGAAGGAAAGACAGGAAATGATAGAGAATAATGAAGAGACAGATGTTCTTATAACCTCTTATCCTTTAATCCGCAGGGACATTAATTTTTATCAAAAACACTGTTTTCATACTGTATTTATTGATGAGGCTCAGTATATTAAAAATGCTGATTCTCTCAATGCAAAATCAGTAAAACTACTGGAAGCGGAACATCGTTTTGCTTTAACAGGTACTCCCATAGAGAATTCCTTGTCAGAGTTATGGTCAATCTTTGATTTCATCATGCCCGATTATCTGTTTCATCACGCAAGATTTGTGAATCAATATGAGAAGCCGATTATGCGGGAAGAAGAGGGTGTATTAGAGGATCTGAATAAAAGAATCCTTCCCTTTATTTTAAGACGTATGAAAAAGGATGTACTTCTTGAACTACCGGATAAGGTAGAGACGAAAATGCTTACGGATATGCTGGAGGAGCAGAAAAAGATCTATATGGCATATGTTGAGAATGCCAAGAATGAGATTAATCTGGAAATACAGGAGAAAGGTCTGCAAAAGAGCAAGCTCAAAATCCTGGCGGCTCTTACCAGGCTGCGCCAGATCTGCTGTCACCCTGGTACCTTTATTGAGAATTATTCCGGAGGTAGCGGTAAACTGGAGCTGCTGATGGAAATTATCACGGATTGTCTGGCCAACGGCCACCGAATCCTGGTATTTTCACAGTTTACCTCCATGTTATCGCTCATAGAGAATGAACTTGAGAAAAGCAATATCAAAAGCTTTTATTTGGAAGGTTCAACAAAAGTTAAGGAACGAAATGAATTTGTCAAACGCTTTAATCAAGGGGAAGGAGAAGTGTTCCTGATATCCTTAAAGGCTGGTGGTACCGGGCTTAATTTAACTGGTGCGGATACTGTAATTCATTATGATCCCTGGTGGAATCCCGCGGTGGAAGATCAAGCGACGGACAGAGCCTATCGAATCGGCCAGATGAATTCGGTACATGTAATTAAACTGATAACCAAAGGGACGATAGAAGAGAAGATCTACAAGCTTCAGCTTAAGAAGAAAAATCTATCTGATTCTGTAATACAGTCTCAGGAGGTATTTATCAACTCTCTTACGAAAGAAGAACTGGAGGATATTTTCAGTTAA